From a single Nicotiana tabacum cultivar K326 unplaced genomic scaffold, ASM71507v2 Un00046, whole genome shotgun sequence genomic region:
- the LOC142178915 gene encoding DELLA protein GAI-like — protein MKRDRDREKSQDGSSSSKSKFFEEEQPDAGMDELLAVLGYKVKSSDLAEVAQQLEQLEMAMCTTLGDGISHLSTDTVHKNPSDLSGWVQSMLSELNNTSIPSNFDMIGSIGEKDLCVSPGGGASSNSITINEQNRIISDDDLRAIPGGAVFATESNKRQRSCVPLTADATTRPVVLVDSQETGVRLVHTLMACAEAVQQENLNVAYALVRHIGILAVSQSGAMRKVATYFAEALARRIYKIYPQDSIESSYTDVLQMHFYETCPYLKFAHFTANQAILEAFTNCNKVHVIDFSLKQGMQWPALIQALALRPGGPPAFRLTGIGPPQPDNTDALQQVGWKLAQLAETIGVEFEFRGFLTNSLADLDAEILDLRSSTETEVVAVNSVFELHRLLARPGAVEKVLNSIKQMNPKIVTIVEQEANHNASVFLDRFNEALHYYSTMFDSLESSVSTSSTGLTQPIVNNQDLVMSEVYLGRQICNVVACEGVDRVERHETLSQWRVRMNSAGFDPVHLGSNAFKQASMLLALFAGGDGYRVEENDGCLMLGWHTRPLIATSAWRLKAAGDTKL, from the coding sequence ATGAAGAGAGATCGTGATAGAGAAAAATCCCAAGATGGTTCTTCTTCTAGTAAATCCaagttttttgaagaagaacaacCAGATGCTGGAATGGATGAGCTTTTAGCTGTTTTAGGTTATAAAGTTAAATCTTCAGATCTGGCTGAAGTTGCACAACAACTTGAACAACTTGAGATGGCTATGTGTACAACATTAGGAGATGGAATTTCTCATCTTTCTACTGATACAGTTCATAAGAATCCTTCTGATCTTTCTGGTTGGGTACAAAGCATGTTATCTGAGCTCAACAACACTTCAATTCCCTCTAATTTCGACATGATTGGTAGTATTGGAGAAAAAGATTTATGTGTATCTCCAGGTGGTGGTGCATCTTCTAATAGTATTACCATTAATGAGCAAAACAGAATTATTTCTGATGATGATTTGAGAGCAATTCCAGGGGGAGCTGTGTTTgcaacagaaagtaataaaagacAGAGATCTTGTGTACCACTAACAGCAGATGCAACAACAAGGCCAGTTGTACTTGTAGATTCACAAGAAACTGGTGTTCGACTTGTGCACACATTAATGGCGTGTGCTGAAGCAGTTCAACAAGAGAATCTTAATGTAGCTTATGCGCTTGTTAGACACATTGGAATTCTTGCTGTTTCACAATCTGGTGCTATGAGAAAAGTTGCTACTTATTTCGCTGAAGCATTAGCTCGACGAATTTACAAAATTTACCCACAAGATTCAATTGAATCATCTTATACTGATGTGTTACAGATGCACTTTTACGAAACATGTCCATATCTCAAATTTGCTCATTTTACTGCAAATCAAGCAATTCTTGAAGCTTTTACAAATTGCAATAAAGTCCATGTGATTGATTTCAGTTTAAAACAAGGGATGCAATGGCCAGCACTTATTCAAGCTTTAGCTTTACGTCCAGGTGGACCACCAGCATTTAGGCTTACTGGAATTGGACCTCCACAGCCTGATAATACTGACGCTTTGCAACAAGTTGGGTGGAAGTTAGCGCAATTAGCTGAAACTATCGGGGTCGAATTTGAATTTCGAGGATTTCTAACAAACTCATTAGCTGATCTTGATGCTGAGATTCTTGATTTAAGGTCAAGTACTGAAACAGAAGTGGTGGCTGTTAATTCAGTTTTTGAGCTACACAGATTATTAGCAAGACCTGGGGCTGTAGAAAAAGTGTTGAATTCGATCAAACAAATGAACCCGAAAATCGTGACGATTGTTGAACAAGAAGCGAATCATAACGCTAGTGTTTTTTTGGACAGGTTTAACGAGGCATTACATTATTATTCAACAATGTTTGATTCGTTAGAGAGTTCAGTATCAACATCGTCTACTGGGTTGACTCAGCCGATTGTTAACAATCAAGATTTGGTTATGTCTGAGGTGTATTTAGGGAGACAGATTTGTAACGTGGTGGCTTGTGAAGGTGTGGACCGAGTTGAGCGGCATGAGACACTGAGTCAGTGGCGAGTTAGGATGAACTCGGCCGGGTTCGATCCGGTTCATCTCGGTTCGAATGCGTTTAAGCAGGCTAGTATGCTGTTGGCGTTGTTTGCGGGTGGCGATGGTTACAGAGTTGAAGAGAACGATGGGTGTTTAATGTTGGGTTGGCATACTCGGCCACTCATCGCCACCTCCGCGTGGCGGCTCAAGGCGGCCGGCGATACCAAGTTGTAG